One window of Pocillopora verrucosa isolate sample1 chromosome 9, ASM3666991v2, whole genome shotgun sequence genomic DNA carries:
- the LOC131777598 gene encoding olfactomedin-like protein 2B: MLRYLSLFLLQFILLLGDGLGKSAVNTRIKRGLSSHHHHSSKLSIKDLALELAKKHLLKMILDEQRDLDKAKENVYILERDRCTNIKSVGKPITHNARSNTYGAWMKDPLGIMGAETIFTMENYHANVIQAFENMEKFKAGVVHKTYSLPYYFDGTGAVVYGPYLYYNRANSAHIIKYNLLTERVEALISVSGFSVRKNNYRWGGNTGMDLAVDEQGLWVLWGDNGNSYRLRASKIDVRKNAVTRTWSLSTEKMYHMGNAFVACGVIYCIDEYNSKTTTINFAYDTKTGKQWIPNIQFTNQYGSNSMVDYNPRERVLYAWDNKRLVTYPLAFEEQ; encoded by the exons ATGCTTCGATACCTCTCACTGTTCCTCCTCCAGTTTATTCTACTTCTG GGCGATGGACTCGGTAAATCTGCGGTGAATACGCGGATTAAACGCGGCTTATCTTCCCACCACCATCACTCGTCGAAGTTATCAATAAAAGACCTTGCTCTCGAGTTGGCAAAGAAGCAC TTGCTCAAGATGATCCTTGATGAGCAACGTGACTTAGATAAAGCAAAAGAGAATGTTTACATCCTGGAAAGAG ACAGGTGCACAAACATCAAATCTGTTGGAAAACCTATCACTCACAACGCTCGGTCCAACACTTATGGAGCTTGGATGAAAGACCCACTAGGAATCATGGGTGCTGAGACCATATTTACCATGGAAAATTATCACGCAAATGTCATCCAAGCGTTTGAGAACATGGAAAAGTTCAAGGCTGGTGTGGTTCACAAGACTTATTCTCTGCCTTATTACTTTGATGGAACTGGAGCAGTAGTGTACGGACCATACCTCTACTACAACAG AGCCAATTCAGCTCATATCATCAAGTACAATCTTCTCACAGAGCGTGTGGAGGCTCTAATTAGTGTAAGCGGCTTTTCAGTGCGAAAGAACAACTATCGATGGGGTGGAAATACTGGAATGGACTTAGCGGTTGACGAGCAAGGATTGTGGGTTCTTTGGGGAGATAATGGAAACAGCTATCGTTTGCGCGCATCAAAAATAGATGTGCGTAAAAACGCAGTCACCCGCACCTGGAGCTTGAGTACAG AGAAGATGTACCATATGGGAAACGCTTTTGTGGCCTGTGGAGTGATTTACTGTATTGACGAATACAACAGCAAAACCACTACCATCAACTTTGCTTATGACACCAAGACAGGGAAACAGTGGATTCCCAACATACAGTTCACAAACCAGTATGGTTCCAATTCCATGGTGGACTATAACCCCAGGGAAAGAGTGCTGTACGCTTGGGACAACAAACGTCTTGTTACTTACCCTCTCGCCTTTGAGGAACAGTAA